The DNA window TACTATGCTGGAAGAGAACGTCCACGATATTCTCTGTTCGGCGCTGGTGGACGACTGCATCGAACGGGCGAAGAGCATTAAGCAGGGCGGCGCTAAGTATGACTGGGTGTCCGGCCTGCAGGTGGGCATCGCCAACCTCGGCAACAGCCTGGCGGCGGTGAAAAAGCTGGTCTTCGATCAGGGCGTTATCGGCCAGCAGGAACTGGCGAAGGCGCTGGCGGAAGATTTTGACGGCCTGACCCACGAGCAGCTGCGCCAGCGGTTGATCAACGGCGCGCCGAAGTACGGTAACGATGATGACAGCGTGGACGCATTGCTGGCGCGGGCCTACCAGACCTATATCGACGAGCTGAAGCAGTATCACAACCCGCGCTATGGCCGCGGCCCGATCGGCGGCAACTATTACGCCGGCACGTCCTCTATCTCCGCCAACGTTCCGTTCGGCGCGCAGACCATGGCGACGCCGGATGGCCGTAAAGCGCACACTCCGCTGGCGGAAGGGGCCAGCCCGGCCTCCGGAACCGACCATCTGGGGCCGACGGCGGTCATCAGTTCGGTAGGTAAACTGCCCACCGGGGCGATCCTCGGCGGCGTTCTGCTAAACCAGAAGCTGAATCCGTCCACCCTGGAAAACGCGTCCGACAAGCAGAAGCTGATGGTGCTGCTGCGCACCTTCTTCGAGGTGCATAAAGGCTGGCATATCCAGTACAACATTGTCTCGCGCGACACGCTGCTGGAGGCGAAGAAACATCCTGATCAGTACCGCGATTTGGTGGTGCGCGTCGCCGGGTACTCGGCGTTCTTTACCGCTCTGTCGCCGGATACCCAGGACGATATCATCGCCCGTACCGAGCATACGCTGTAGCCCTTCAGGCCCGCTGGCGCGACGCTTAGCGGGCCTCCCCTGTCCTGCTGGCCGGGAAAGGCAAGGCCGCCTCCCGGCATTTTCTGAATGCGTGAACTTTCATTCGAAATAAATTTGTGCTCCCCATCACATTGTAATTAGAATGTTACTGGTCGAAGTTAAGCCAGGAGCATCCCCTTATGACCGTTAAAGTTATCGTCACCGATATGGACGGAACTTTTCTCAATGACGCCAAAACCTACGACCGCTCACGGTTTCTGGCGCAATTCGCCCAGCTGCAGCAGCGCGGCATTGAATTCGTTGTCGCCAGCGGCAACCAGTACTATCAGCTGATCTCCTTCTTCCCGGAGATCCGCGAGCAGATCTCGTTCGTCGCCGAAAACGGCGCGCTGGTCTTTGAGCATGGTAAGCAGCTGTTCCACGGCGAACTGACCCGCCACGAATCGCAGGTGGTGATTGGCGAATTACTCAAAGATCCGCAGCTGAACTTCGTCGCCTGCGGCCTGCACAGCGCCTACGTGAGCGATAACGCCCCGGACGCCTTCGTCGACCTGATGTCAAAGCACTACCACCGTCTGCAGCGGGTAAGCGACTATCACGCCATCGACGATACGCTGTTCAAATTTTCTCTGAACCTGCCGGACAGCGAGATCCCGCAGCTGATCGATAAACTGCACGTCTCGCTCGACGGCATTATGAAGCCGGTCACCAGCGGCTTTGGCTTTGTCGATTTGATTATTCCCGGTCTGCATAAAGCCAACGGCATCAGCCGCCTGCTCAAGCGCTGGAACCTGTCGCCGCAGCAGTGCGTGGCCATCGGCGACAGCGGCAACGACGCCGAAATGCTGAAGCTGGTGAAATACGCTTTCGCCATGGGTAACGCCGCCGACAGCATCAAAGCTATCGCCGGATACGCGACCGACGATAATAATCATGACGGCGCGCTGAACGTCATTCAGGCCGTCCTCGATAACCGCGATCCCTTCAACGCCTGACCGCTCTCCGGGGCTGCGCGCCCCGGCTTGTCCATTTTGTGCGCCGCAGCAAGATTTTAAACTTGCATTAACTCCATTTTAACTTAAATTAACGTTTATAAGATTTAATACTTTCGAATGAAAGATACAGCGAGGTTATTATGGCTGCTCTCCCGACCCACGAAACACTCCCCGCCGACCACAAAGCGGCGATTCGCCAGATGAAGCAGGCGCTGCGGGCGCAAATCGGCGACGTCCAGGCGGTGTTCGATAAGCTCTCAGCGCGCATCAGCGAGCGCCTGCAGGAGATTGAGACGCTGAAAGCCGCAGGCCAGGAGGTCTGGCCAACCATTCCGTTCCGCGATATCGCCGAGGGAACCGTGAGCGATGCCCAGCGCGCGGCCATTAAGCGCCGGGGCTGCGCGGTGATCAAAGGCCACTTTCCGCGCGAACAGGCGCTGGCCTGGGATACCGCGATGCTGGAATATCTGGATCTGAACCATTTCGACGAGGTCTACAAAGGGCCAGGCGACAGCTTCTTCGGTACGCTTGAGGCTTC is part of the Klebsiella quasipneumoniae subsp. quasipneumoniae genome and encodes:
- a CDS encoding Cof-type HAD-IIB family hydrolase, which translates into the protein MTVKVIVTDMDGTFLNDAKTYDRSRFLAQFAQLQQRGIEFVVASGNQYYQLISFFPEIREQISFVAENGALVFEHGKQLFHGELTRHESQVVIGELLKDPQLNFVACGLHSAYVSDNAPDAFVDLMSKHYHRLQRVSDYHAIDDTLFKFSLNLPDSEIPQLIDKLHVSLDGIMKPVTSGFGFVDLIIPGLHKANGISRLLKRWNLSPQQCVAIGDSGNDAEMLKLVKYAFAMGNAADSIKAIAGYATDDNNHDGALNVIQAVLDNRDPFNA